Proteins from a genomic interval of Synechococcus sp. A15-28:
- a CDS encoding AIR synthase: MAANLRLTTAAAAELGRQAAVAGTPGQMHLELLPGDCADHVIQIRPGHFAGVAIARANGVTLHAPKTQLNLLQGLCLDYRGDLSGGGFLIRSGEGITPCACGSAFSLR; encoded by the coding sequence ATGGCCGCCAATCTGCGCCTGACGACGGCTGCCGCCGCCGAACTTGGTCGTCAGGCCGCTGTGGCGGGAACACCGGGACAGATGCATCTCGAACTGCTACCGGGCGATTGTGCGGATCACGTGATCCAGATCCGTCCAGGACATTTCGCAGGGGTGGCCATCGCCAGGGCTAATGGCGTCACTCTCCATGCCCCCAAGACCCAGCTCAATCTGTTGCAGGGACTTTGCCTGGACTACCGCGGTGACCTCAGCGGAGGCGGTTTCCTGATCCGCAGCGGCGAGGGAATCACCCCCTGTGCCTGCGGCAGTGCCTTCAGCCTGCGATAA
- the rpsL gene encoding 30S ribosomal protein S12, which yields MPTIQQLIRTERSRLKAKTKSPALKSCPERRGVCTRVYTSTPKKPNSALRKVARVRLTSGFEVTAYIGGVGHNLQEHSVVLIRGGRVKDLPGVRYHIIRGTLDTAGVKDRRQSRSKYGAKAPKE from the coding sequence ATGCCAACCATCCAACAGCTGATCCGCACTGAGCGTTCACGCCTCAAGGCCAAGACGAAATCGCCGGCTTTGAAGTCCTGCCCGGAACGCCGCGGGGTCTGCACCCGTGTATACACCTCAACACCGAAGAAGCCCAACTCGGCGCTGCGCAAGGTGGCCCGTGTACGTCTCACCTCCGGCTTTGAGGTCACGGCCTACATCGGTGGCGTCGGTCACAACCTTCAGGAGCACTCCGTGGTGCTGATCCGTGGTGGTCGTGTCAAGGACCTTCCGGGTGTCAGGTACCACATCATTCGCGGAACCCTGGACACCGCAGGTGTCAAGGACCGTCGCCAGTCCCGCTCGAAGTACGGCGCCAAGGCACCGAAGGAGTGA
- the rpsG gene encoding 30S ribosomal protein S7, protein MSRRNAAEKRPVLPDPQFNSRLASMMVARLMQHGKKSTAQRILSDAFGLINERTGGDPLELFETAVKNATPLVEVRARRVGGATYQVPMEVRQERGTAMALRWLVSFSRARNGRSMAQKLAGELMDAANEAGNAVRKREETHKMAEANKAFAHYRY, encoded by the coding sequence ATGTCCCGCCGCAACGCCGCTGAAAAACGCCCGGTCCTTCCTGACCCGCAGTTCAACAGCCGTCTGGCCTCAATGATGGTGGCCCGGCTGATGCAACACGGCAAGAAGTCCACAGCGCAACGGATCCTGTCCGATGCCTTCGGTCTGATCAACGAGCGCACCGGCGGTGATCCCCTCGAGTTGTTCGAGACCGCTGTGAAGAACGCCACCCCCCTGGTTGAGGTGCGTGCCCGTCGCGTCGGTGGCGCCACTTACCAGGTTCCGATGGAAGTGCGTCAGGAACGTGGAACGGCCATGGCCCTGCGTTGGCTGGTGAGCTTCTCCCGCGCCCGCAACGGACGGAGCATGGCTCAGAAGCTTGCCGGCGAATTGATGGATGCCGCTAATGAAGCCGGCAACGCCGTCCGCAAGCGGGAAGAAACCCACAAGATGGCCGAAGCCAACAAGGCTTTCGCGCATTACCGCTATTGA
- the fusA gene encoding elongation factor G, protein MARDFPLERVRNIGIAAHIDAGKTTTTERILFYSGVVHKIGEVHDGAAVTDWMAQERERGITITAAAISTSWQDHRINIIDTPGHVDFTIEVERSMRVLDGVIAVFCAVGGVQPQSETVWRQADRYSVPRMVFVNKMDRTGADFLKVHGQIKDRLKANAVPIQLPIGAEGDLSGIIDLVDNKAYIYKNDLGTDIQEAEVPADMADEVAEWRSTLMETIAETDEALIEKFLETGELSTEELKKGIREGVLRHGLVPMLCGSAFKNKGVQLVLDAVIDYLPAPVDVPPIQGVLPDGREAVRPSDDKAPFSALAFKVMADPYGKLTFVRMYSGILSKGSYVLNSTKGEKERISRLVVLKADDREEVDALRAGDLGAVLGLKNTTTGDTLCTQDDPIVLETLFIPEPVISVAVEPKTKGDMEKLSKALVALAEEDPTFRVNTDQETGQTVIAGMGELHLEILVDRMLREFKVEANIGAPQVSYRETIRGSAGGEGKFSRQTGGKGQYGHVVIEMEPGEPGSGFEFVNKIVGGVVPKEYIKPAEQGMKETCESGVIAGFPLIDVRCTMVDGSYHDVDSSEMAFKIAGSMAFKDGVKKCNPVLLEPMMKVEVEVPEDFLGSIIGDLSSRRGQVEGQGVEDGTSKISAKVPLAEMFGYATELRSMTQGRGIFSMEFDNYAEVPRNVAEAIISKNQGN, encoded by the coding sequence GTGGCCCGCGACTTCCCCCTGGAACGCGTCAGAAATATTGGTATTGCCGCCCACATTGATGCCGGCAAAACCACCACCACTGAGCGAATCCTGTTCTATTCAGGTGTGGTGCACAAGATCGGTGAGGTACATGACGGCGCCGCCGTGACCGACTGGATGGCCCAGGAACGGGAACGCGGCATCACCATCACAGCCGCTGCGATTTCGACGTCCTGGCAGGACCATCGAATCAACATCATCGACACCCCTGGCCACGTGGACTTCACCATTGAGGTGGAGCGCTCCATGCGAGTTCTGGATGGTGTGATCGCAGTGTTCTGCGCTGTTGGTGGCGTCCAGCCCCAATCCGAAACCGTCTGGCGTCAGGCTGATCGCTATTCCGTTCCCCGGATGGTGTTCGTCAACAAGATGGACCGCACCGGTGCGGACTTCCTCAAGGTCCACGGCCAGATCAAGGATCGCCTCAAGGCCAATGCCGTCCCGATCCAGCTTCCGATCGGCGCCGAAGGCGACCTGAGCGGCATCATCGACCTCGTTGACAACAAGGCCTACATCTATAAGAACGACCTCGGTACCGACATCCAGGAGGCTGAGGTTCCAGCCGACATGGCTGACGAAGTGGCCGAATGGCGTTCCACGCTGATGGAGACCATCGCCGAAACCGATGAGGCGCTGATCGAGAAGTTCCTCGAAACCGGTGAGCTTTCAACCGAGGAACTCAAAAAGGGAATCCGCGAGGGTGTGCTGCGCCACGGCCTTGTGCCCATGCTCTGCGGCTCTGCCTTCAAGAACAAGGGCGTGCAGCTGGTGCTCGACGCGGTGATCGACTATTTGCCTGCTCCCGTCGATGTCCCCCCGATTCAGGGTGTGCTGCCCGACGGCAGGGAAGCTGTTCGTCCCTCCGACGACAAGGCCCCCTTCTCCGCTCTGGCCTTCAAGGTCATGGCCGATCCCTACGGCAAGCTCACCTTCGTCCGGATGTATTCCGGCATCCTGTCGAAGGGCAGTTACGTCCTCAACTCCACGAAGGGCGAGAAAGAGCGCATCTCTCGTCTTGTTGTGCTCAAGGCCGACGACCGCGAAGAAGTCGACGCACTGCGTGCCGGCGACCTCGGTGCTGTGCTGGGCCTGAAGAACACAACCACGGGTGACACCCTCTGCACCCAGGACGACCCGATCGTTCTCGAGACCCTGTTCATTCCCGAACCGGTGATCTCCGTGGCTGTGGAGCCCAAGACGAAGGGTGATATGGAAAAGCTCTCCAAGGCGCTCGTGGCTCTGGCGGAGGAAGATCCCACATTCCGTGTCAACACGGATCAGGAAACCGGCCAGACCGTGATCGCCGGCATGGGCGAACTTCACCTCGAGATCCTGGTGGACCGCATGCTGCGGGAATTCAAGGTGGAAGCCAACATCGGTGCCCCTCAGGTGTCCTACCGCGAGACCATCCGTGGCTCCGCAGGTGGCGAAGGCAAGTTCTCCCGTCAGACCGGTGGTAAGGGTCAGTACGGCCATGTGGTAATCGAAATGGAGCCCGGTGAGCCCGGCTCCGGTTTCGAATTCGTCAACAAGATCGTGGGCGGTGTCGTTCCGAAGGAATACATCAAGCCCGCCGAACAGGGCATGAAAGAGACCTGCGAATCCGGTGTGATCGCAGGTTTCCCTCTGATCGATGTGAGGTGCACGATGGTCGACGGCTCGTACCACGACGTCGACTCTTCGGAGATGGCGTTCAAAATCGCCGGTTCCATGGCCTTCAAGGACGGCGTCAAGAAGTGCAACCCAGTGCTGCTTGAGCCGATGATGAAAGTCGAGGTCGAGGTCCCCGAGGATTTCCTTGGCTCGATCATCGGCGACCTGTCCTCCCGTCGAGGCCAGGTTGAGGGCCAAGGTGTCGAAGACGGCACGTCCAAAATCTCGGCCAAGGTGCCCCTTGCCGAGATGTTTGGTTACGCCACCGAGCTCCGCTCCATGACCCAGGGCCGGGGCATCTTCTCGATGGAATTCGACAACTACGCCGAAGTTCCTCGCAATGTGGCCGAAGCCATCATTTCCAAGAATCAGGGCAATTAA
- the tuf gene encoding elongation factor Tu, whose translation MAREKFERNKPHVNIGTIGHVDHGKTTLTAAITNVLAKKGQAEIQNYADIDGAPEERERGITINTAHVEYETETRHYAHVDCPGHADYVKNMITGAAQMDGAILVCAATDGPMAQTKEHILLAKQVGVPALVVALNKCDMVDDEEIIELVEMEIRELLSDYDFPGDDIPVVQVSGLKAIEGEADWEAKIEELMAAVDASIPEPEREVDKPFLMAVEDVFSITGRGTVATGRIERGIVKVGEEIEIVGIKDTRKTTVTGVEMFRKLLDEGMAGDNVGLLLRGIQKEDIERGMVLVKPGSITPHTKFEGEVYVLKKEEGGRHTPFFAGYRPQFYIRTTDVTGQITAFTADDGSDVEMVMPGDRIKMTGELICPVAIEQGMRFAIREGGRTIGAGVVSKIIE comes from the coding sequence ATGGCACGCGAGAAGTTCGAAAGGAACAAGCCCCACGTCAACATCGGCACCATCGGCCACGTTGACCACGGCAAAACCACCCTGACCGCCGCGATCACCAACGTGCTCGCCAAGAAGGGGCAGGCTGAAATTCAGAACTACGCCGACATCGACGGCGCCCCTGAAGAGCGCGAGCGCGGTATCACCATCAACACCGCTCACGTTGAGTACGAGACCGAGACCCGTCACTACGCCCACGTGGACTGCCCCGGTCACGCGGACTACGTGAAGAACATGATCACCGGTGCCGCTCAAATGGATGGCGCAATCCTGGTGTGTGCTGCCACAGACGGCCCCATGGCTCAGACGAAGGAGCACATCCTTCTGGCCAAGCAGGTGGGCGTTCCTGCCCTGGTGGTTGCACTGAACAAGTGCGACATGGTCGATGACGAAGAGATCATCGAACTGGTGGAAATGGAGATCCGCGAGCTCCTTTCCGATTACGACTTCCCTGGTGATGACATCCCCGTTGTTCAGGTCTCCGGCCTGAAGGCCATCGAAGGCGAGGCTGACTGGGAAGCCAAGATCGAGGAACTGATGGCAGCTGTGGATGCCAGCATCCCCGAGCCTGAGCGTGAGGTTGACAAGCCGTTCTTGATGGCTGTGGAAGATGTCTTCTCCATCACCGGTCGTGGAACCGTGGCCACCGGCCGGATCGAGCGCGGCATCGTCAAAGTCGGCGAAGAGATCGAGATCGTCGGCATCAAAGACACCCGCAAGACCACCGTCACCGGTGTTGAAATGTTCCGCAAGCTGCTCGATGAGGGCATGGCTGGCGACAACGTCGGTCTGCTGCTGCGTGGCATCCAGAAAGAAGACATCGAGCGCGGCATGGTGCTGGTCAAGCCCGGTTCCATCACCCCTCACACCAAGTTCGAAGGTGAGGTGTACGTGCTGAAGAAGGAAGAAGGCGGCCGCCACACCCCCTTCTTCGCTGGCTATCGCCCGCAGTTCTACATCCGTACAACGGATGTGACCGGCCAGATCACCGCCTTCACTGCTGACGACGGCAGCGACGTTGAAATGGTGATGCCCGGTGACCGCATCAAGATGACCGGCGAACTGATCTGCCCCGTGGCCATCGAGCAGGGCATGCGTTTCGCTATCCGCGAAGGCGGCCGCACCATCGGTGCTGGCGTGGTCTCCAAGATCATCGAGTGA
- the rpsJ gene encoding 30S ribosomal protein S10 gives MSTAIAQQKIRIRLKAFDRRMLDLSCDKIIETADQTAATAIGPIPLPTRRKIYCVLRSPHVDKDSREHFETRTHRRIIDIYSPSAKTIDALMKLDLPSGVDIEVKL, from the coding sequence ATGTCCACTGCCATCGCTCAGCAGAAGATCCGCATCCGCCTGAAGGCGTTTGACCGCCGCATGCTTGATCTCTCTTGCGACAAGATCATTGAAACCGCCGATCAGACCGCTGCCACAGCGATCGGCCCCATCCCCCTTCCCACAAGACGCAAGATCTACTGCGTGCTGCGCTCGCCCCACGTGGACAAGGACTCCCGAGAGCACTTCGAGACCCGGACCCATCGCCGGATCATCGACATCTACAGCCCATCGGCGAAGACCATCGATGCACTGATGAAGCTCGATCTCCCCAGTGGCGTCGACATTGAAGTCAAGCTCTGA
- a CDS encoding LON peptidase substrate-binding domain-containing protein, which translates to MSDFSVRELPLFPLPDVVLFPQQLLPLHIFESRYRMLLQTVLETDKRFGIVRINPDNGEMAEIGCCAEVLQHQTTEDGRSYIVTLGQQRFRVLNITRETPFRSAMVSWMEDEPVADHTELNTLRDKVSSALNDVFSLTAKIQGREPELPDDLPDLPRELSFWIGAHLDNRAAPEQQTLLELSDTTERLERQFEMLDHTRRQLAARTVLMDLKEQDV; encoded by the coding sequence GTGTCCGATTTCTCCGTCAGGGAACTGCCCCTGTTCCCCCTGCCGGACGTCGTGTTGTTCCCGCAGCAGCTGCTGCCGCTCCATATCTTCGAATCCCGCTATCGGATGTTGCTCCAGACGGTTCTGGAGACCGATAAGCGCTTTGGGATTGTGCGAATCAACCCCGACAACGGAGAGATGGCCGAGATCGGCTGCTGTGCGGAAGTGCTTCAGCATCAGACCACCGAGGATGGACGCAGCTACATCGTCACCCTGGGGCAGCAGCGGTTCCGCGTGCTCAACATCACCCGTGAAACACCCTTCCGCTCAGCCATGGTCAGCTGGATGGAAGACGAACCGGTCGCTGACCACACCGAGCTCAACACATTGCGCGACAAGGTCAGCTCAGCCCTAAACGATGTCTTCTCCCTCACGGCCAAGATTCAGGGTCGCGAGCCAGAACTGCCCGATGACCTCCCCGACCTACCGCGGGAACTGTCGTTCTGGATCGGAGCCCATCTCGACAACCGAGCCGCCCCTGAGCAGCAGACCCTGCTGGAGCTCAGTGACACCACAGAGCGTCTTGAGCGCCAATTCGAAATGCTGGACCACACCCGTCGCCAACTGGCGGCCCGAACTGTGCTGATGGATCTCAAGGAGCAAGACGTCTGA
- a CDS encoding methyltransferase domain-containing protein, which translates to MLAGLFLLAGAAGATALLIWLQRDRRYHSSDSVAAAYDAWTDDRLLERLWGDHVHLGHYGDPPGQVDFRQAKEAFVHELVRWSGLDQLPRGSRVLDVGCGIGGSARILARDYGFDVLGVSISPAQIRRATELTPEGITCRFQVMDALNLQLDDQQFDAVWTVEAGPHMPDKQRFADELLRVLRPGGRIAAADWNRRDPQDGAMNRTERWVMRQLLNQWAHPEFASIAGFRANLEASPHQRGNISTADWTVATLPSWFDSIAEGLRRPGAVLGLGPKAVLQGLRETPTLLLMYWAFATGLMQFGVFRLSR; encoded by the coding sequence ATGTTGGCTGGACTGTTTCTCCTTGCCGGGGCTGCCGGTGCCACGGCCCTGTTGATCTGGCTGCAGCGTGATCGCCGCTATCACTCCTCAGACAGTGTTGCGGCCGCCTACGACGCATGGACCGATGACCGCCTGCTGGAACGACTCTGGGGTGATCATGTGCACCTTGGGCATTACGGCGACCCACCAGGGCAGGTCGATTTCCGCCAGGCCAAGGAGGCCTTCGTGCACGAGCTGGTGCGCTGGAGCGGCCTCGATCAACTTCCCCGAGGCAGCCGTGTTCTGGATGTGGGCTGCGGGATCGGCGGGAGTGCCCGGATCCTGGCCAGGGATTACGGCTTTGATGTGCTCGGTGTGAGCATCAGCCCGGCCCAGATCCGCCGCGCCACGGAACTCACCCCCGAAGGCATCACCTGTCGTTTTCAGGTGATGGACGCCCTCAACCTTCAACTGGACGACCAGCAGTTCGATGCGGTGTGGACGGTGGAGGCCGGTCCCCACATGCCCGACAAGCAGCGATTCGCCGACGAATTGCTGCGGGTGCTCCGCCCCGGTGGCCGCATCGCCGCCGCGGACTGGAACCGGAGGGATCCCCAGGACGGTGCCATGAATCGCACCGAGCGCTGGGTGATGCGCCAGCTGTTGAATCAATGGGCCCATCCGGAGTTCGCCAGCATCGCCGGCTTCCGAGCCAACCTTGAGGCCAGTCCTCACCAGCGGGGCAACATCAGCACGGCTGACTGGACTGTGGCCACGCTGCCCTCCTGGTTCGATTCGATCGCCGAGGGACTCCGCCGACCCGGTGCCGTCCTTGGCCTGGGGCCTAAGGCAGTGCTTCAGGGTTTACGGGAGACTCCAACGCTGCTGCTGATGTACTGGGCCTTTGCCACTGGGTTGATGCAGTTCGGGGTCTTTCGCCTCAGCCGCTGA
- the pheA gene encoding prephenate dehydratase codes for MPTRIAYLGPAGTYGEQASRALADLEGLSEVSFLPCAGLRAVVECLAQAGADAAVVPVENSVEGGVTATLDALWAHSDLCIRRALVLPIRHALHGSGSLEDVTEVLSHPQALAQCSGWLAERLPQALQLPTSSTAEAARMVAGSRFRAAIASRNAGREHGLQELAYPVNDVAGNRTRFLLLHRGERRLEGDVASLAFSLHRNAPGALLEALACLAEHGLNMSRIESRPSKRELGEYVFFVDVDLPQHQPKALSTLVAALSPLCEHLAHFGAYPSSELVSG; via the coding sequence ATGCCCACCCGCATCGCCTACCTCGGCCCTGCTGGGACCTATGGCGAGCAGGCCAGTCGAGCCCTTGCCGATCTGGAAGGGCTTTCGGAGGTGAGCTTTCTGCCATGCGCAGGCCTGCGGGCCGTGGTGGAGTGCCTGGCCCAGGCAGGGGCTGATGCGGCGGTGGTCCCTGTGGAGAACTCCGTTGAAGGTGGAGTCACGGCCACGCTAGATGCGCTCTGGGCCCATTCCGACCTCTGCATCCGCCGCGCCCTTGTGCTGCCGATCCGTCATGCCCTGCATGGCAGTGGATCGTTGGAGGACGTCACCGAAGTACTGTCTCACCCTCAGGCCCTGGCGCAGTGTTCCGGTTGGCTGGCCGAACGGTTGCCTCAGGCTCTGCAACTACCCACCTCCTCAACCGCCGAAGCGGCGCGGATGGTGGCGGGCAGCCGCTTCCGCGCGGCGATCGCCTCCCGCAATGCCGGCCGGGAGCATGGACTGCAGGAACTGGCGTATCCGGTGAACGATGTTGCGGGCAATCGCACCCGTTTTCTGCTGCTCCACCGCGGTGAACGACGCCTGGAAGGCGATGTGGCCAGCCTGGCCTTCTCGTTGCATCGCAATGCCCCCGGTGCTCTGCTGGAAGCTCTGGCCTGCCTGGCGGAACACGGGCTCAATATGAGCCGGATTGAATCGCGTCCCTCCAAGCGTGAGTTGGGGGAGTACGTGTTTTTCGTTGATGTGGATCTGCCGCAGCACCAGCCCAAAGCGCTGAGCACCTTGGTTGCGGCGCTGTCACCCCTTTGTGAGCATCTGGCGCACTTCGGGGCCTATCCCAGCAGTGAGCTGGTCAGCGGCTGA
- a CDS encoding DUF1997 domain-containing protein, with protein MPLAFCASQRLDLPVKRLSERLPEYLQQEERVIASLLDPSQLTRLAPGTYRYTVTSLQVFQLQVKPVVSLEIETEGGTMTMRALDCELEGLGIVDDFNLTLEARLSCASKGLSGDARLEVQVSQPPLLRLIPRRVLETTGESILSGILLGIKTRVGQQLIADFKRWCSETPALTSPQQAAEKAAAMQS; from the coding sequence ATGCCCCTGGCCTTCTGTGCCAGCCAGCGCCTTGATCTACCCGTGAAGCGCCTGAGCGAGCGGCTGCCGGAGTACCTCCAGCAGGAAGAACGGGTGATCGCTTCCCTGCTGGATCCAAGTCAATTGACGCGATTGGCTCCGGGCACCTATCGCTACACCGTCACCAGCCTGCAGGTGTTTCAACTGCAGGTGAAACCCGTCGTCTCCCTCGAGATCGAAACCGAGGGGGGCACGATGACGATGCGAGCACTGGACTGTGAGCTGGAGGGCCTTGGAATCGTCGATGACTTCAACCTCACCCTGGAAGCCCGATTGAGTTGCGCCAGCAAGGGCCTCAGCGGTGATGCCCGCCTGGAGGTTCAGGTCAGCCAACCACCACTGTTGCGACTGATTCCTCGGCGCGTTCTGGAAACCACAGGGGAATCGATTCTCAGCGGAATTCTGCTGGGCATCAAAACGCGGGTGGGGCAGCAGCTGATTGCAGATTTCAAGCGTTGGTGCAGCGAGACGCCCGCCCTCACATCACCCCAGCAGGCGGCGGAGAAAGCTGCGGCGATGCAGAGCTGA
- a CDS encoding ribonuclease HII — protein MKTPILKNLAAAGVGLRPPALLIDSIPCHRGVAGVDEVGRGCLFGPVFAGAVVLEADNAGRLQQAGLTDSKRLSARRRENLVPLIEREADAWGLGQASAREIDLLGIRPATELAMLRALQRLPHRPELVLVDGNLPLRPWLGEQRSIVAGDQHSPAIAAASVIAKQSRDALIQRLSRRFAGYGLERHAGYGTAQHRQALLDLGPSALHRRSFLRRLLG, from the coding sequence ATGAAGACCCCGATCCTGAAGAACCTCGCCGCCGCCGGCGTCGGTCTTCGGCCGCCAGCTCTCCTGATTGATTCGATCCCCTGCCACCGCGGTGTCGCCGGGGTGGATGAGGTGGGCCGGGGCTGCCTGTTCGGCCCCGTCTTCGCCGGGGCTGTTGTGTTGGAGGCGGACAATGCCGGCCGTCTTCAGCAGGCGGGGCTCACCGACAGCAAGCGGTTGTCCGCACGCCGGCGGGAGAACCTGGTGCCGTTGATCGAAAGGGAGGCTGACGCCTGGGGACTGGGTCAGGCTTCGGCACGAGAGATCGATCTCCTGGGCATTCGTCCTGCCACTGAATTGGCGATGCTGCGGGCTCTGCAGCGGCTGCCGCATCGACCGGAGCTGGTGCTGGTGGATGGAAATCTGCCCCTGCGGCCCTGGCTTGGTGAACAACGCAGCATCGTGGCTGGCGATCAGCACTCTCCGGCCATCGCGGCTGCCAGCGTGATCGCGAAACAGAGCCGGGATGCGTTGATTCAGCGTCTGTCTCGACGGTTTGCCGGCTACGGCCTGGAACGCCATGCAGGTTACGGAACAGCCCAACATCGCCAAGCTCTGCTTGATCTCGGGCCTTCAGCTCTGCATCGCCGCAGCTTTCTCCGCCGCCTGCTGGGGTGA
- a CDS encoding Rne/Rng family ribonuclease, whose protein sequence is MPQQIVIAEQLRIAAVLTDERVDELIVAQGRYQIGDVYLGTVENVLPGIDAAFVNIGESEKNGFIHVTDLGPLRLKKGSAGITELLEPRQKVLVQVMKEPTGTKGPRLTGNLALPGRYLVLQPHGQGVNISRRISSEAERNRLRALGVLIKPPGAGLLIRTEADGIAEDQLIDDLESLLRQWEAIQQAAETATPPVLLNRDEDFINRILRDHTGPDLARVVVDEPAAVARVTGFLGAEADKVQVEAHSEPSELLEHFKVNAAIRDALKPRVDLPSGGYVIIEPTEALTVIDVNSGSFTRSANARETVLWTNCEAAIEIARQLKLRNIGGVIIIDFIDMDSRRDQLQLLEHFTTAVRDDAARPQIAQLTELGLVELTRKRQGQNIYELFGRACPSCGGLGHVAVLPGKDLLQPLATATGLVRSAASARAQVAAPVETASNGRRRRGGRGRAAQDNLPVLSDTDGTEAPEVSTQEAQEPALARRQDPELVAVPMTPEQEEVYGTLGLNPILLLDDPPESENVMVRVVRPGEDTEAVLEQARQQLAATAGRRRRRGGRGGRAASRGNGGTSSSTSLETPAVSEAERPAVVEDQLLMVEITPLEAVQTVVLDEVAPTPTPAPTPVTDVVVEAPKAVDEDPDPEEPRRRRRRSSAASSPD, encoded by the coding sequence ATGCCCCAGCAAATTGTCATTGCGGAGCAGCTGCGCATCGCTGCGGTGCTGACCGATGAACGGGTTGATGAACTGATCGTTGCCCAAGGTCGCTACCAGATCGGCGATGTTTATCTCGGCACCGTCGAGAACGTTCTTCCTGGTATAGATGCGGCCTTCGTCAACATCGGCGAAAGTGAAAAGAACGGGTTCATCCACGTCACGGATCTGGGCCCACTGCGGCTGAAAAAAGGGTCGGCCGGCATCACCGAACTGCTGGAACCACGCCAGAAGGTGTTGGTGCAGGTGATGAAGGAGCCCACCGGCACCAAGGGGCCTCGACTCACCGGCAATCTGGCGCTCCCCGGGCGCTATCTGGTGCTGCAGCCCCACGGACAGGGGGTGAACATCTCGCGCCGGATCAGTTCTGAGGCCGAGCGCAATCGCCTTCGGGCTCTCGGCGTGCTGATCAAGCCCCCCGGAGCGGGGTTGCTGATTCGCACCGAAGCCGATGGCATTGCCGAGGATCAGCTGATTGATGATCTCGAATCCCTTCTGCGGCAGTGGGAAGCGATTCAGCAGGCGGCCGAGACGGCGACGCCCCCGGTGCTGCTCAATCGGGACGAGGATTTCATCAACCGAATCCTGCGGGATCACACCGGTCCGGACCTGGCCCGGGTGGTGGTGGACGAGCCCGCCGCCGTCGCCCGCGTCACCGGTTTTCTCGGCGCCGAAGCAGACAAGGTTCAGGTGGAGGCCCACAGCGAGCCGAGCGAGCTGTTGGAGCACTTCAAGGTCAACGCTGCGATCCGTGATGCGCTGAAACCGCGGGTCGATCTCCCTTCAGGGGGCTACGTGATCATCGAGCCCACGGAGGCTCTCACCGTCATTGACGTGAACTCGGGCTCCTTCACCCGGTCCGCCAATGCACGGGAAACGGTGTTGTGGACCAATTGTGAGGCCGCCATCGAGATCGCCCGCCAGCTGAAGCTGCGCAACATCGGCGGCGTGATCATCATCGATTTCATCGATATGGATTCCCGCCGGGATCAGCTGCAGCTGCTGGAGCACTTCACGACGGCGGTCCGTGATGACGCTGCGCGACCGCAGATCGCGCAGTTGACGGAGCTGGGTCTGGTGGAACTGACCCGCAAACGCCAGGGGCAGAACATTTATGAGCTGTTCGGTCGTGCCTGCCCCAGTTGCGGTGGCCTCGGTCATGTGGCGGTCCTGCCGGGCAAGGATCTGCTCCAGCCTCTGGCAACAGCGACAGGACTGGTGCGGTCCGCAGCGTCGGCCCGCGCGCAAGTGGCCGCTCCCGTTGAGACCGCCAGTAACGGGCGACGTCGTCGTGGCGGCCGAGGGCGTGCCGCCCAGGACAACCTGCCGGTGCTGAGTGACACCGATGGAACCGAGGCTCCAGAGGTCTCCACGCAGGAGGCGCAGGAACCCGCTCTCGCCCGTCGCCAGGATCCGGAACTGGTGGCGGTGCCCATGACCCCGGAGCAGGAGGAGGTCTACGGAACCCTTGGCCTGAATCCGATCCTTCTCCTGGATGACCCCCCGGAATCCGAGAATGTGATGGTGCGGGTGGTCCGGCCCGGCGAAGACACCGAGGCTGTGCTCGAGCAGGCCCGTCAGCAGTTGGCCGCGACGGCAGGTCGCCGCCGCCGCCGCGGCGGTCGTGGAGGTCGTGCTGCCTCCCGTGGAAACGGAGGAACGTCGTCCTCCACGTCGCTCGAGACTCCGGCCGTGTCTGAGGCGGAGCGACCAGCGGTGGTCGAGGACCAGCTGTTAATGGTTGAAATCACGCCCCTTGAGGCGGTTCAAACCGTGGTCCTGGATGAGGTGGCGCCAACCCCAACCCCAGCGCCAACTCCTGTGACGGATGTTGTTGTTGAGGCGCCCAAGGCCGTCGATGAAGACCCCGATCCTGAAGAACCTCGCCGCCGCCGGCGTCGGTCTTCGGCCGCCAGCTCTCCTGATTGA